A region of Candidatus Rokuibacteriota bacterium DNA encodes the following proteins:
- a CDS encoding fumarate hydratase yields MRDIHTSSVTDAVKKLCMEANYELEPDMLRAFDRALKTERSAAGRQVLQILKDNAELARTKKIPYCQDTGFVVCFVELGQDVHVTGGLLADAVNAGVRQGYTEGYLRASIVRSPFDRVNTGDNTPAVVHVEVVSGATLKIQIMPKGGGCENRSKYKMLTPAEGVEGVKAWVLECIKTAGPDACPPLVAGVGIGGTFEKAAILSKKALFRELGTPNPDPAVDALEKELLDRANRLGIGPQGYGGDTTALGIHLLTYPCHITSLPVAVTIECHAHRHKEVTL; encoded by the coding sequence ATGAGAGACATCCACACGTCCTCCGTTACCGATGCGGTCAAGAAGCTCTGCATGGAGGCGAACTACGAGCTCGAGCCGGACATGCTGCGGGCCTTCGACCGGGCGCTCAAGACGGAGCGCTCGGCCGCCGGCCGGCAGGTGCTCCAGATCCTGAAGGACAACGCCGAGCTGGCCCGGACGAAGAAGATCCCGTACTGCCAGGACACGGGGTTCGTCGTCTGCTTCGTCGAGCTGGGGCAGGATGTGCACGTGACGGGCGGGCTCCTGGCGGACGCCGTCAACGCGGGCGTGCGCCAGGGCTACACGGAGGGTTACCTCCGCGCCTCCATCGTCCGCTCGCCCTTCGACCGGGTGAACACGGGGGACAACACCCCGGCCGTCGTGCACGTGGAGGTCGTGTCCGGCGCCACGCTCAAGATCCAGATCATGCCCAAGGGCGGCGGCTGTGAGAACCGCTCCAAGTACAAGATGCTCACCCCCGCCGAGGGGGTGGAGGGCGTCAAGGCATGGGTGCTCGAGTGCATCAAGACGGCGGGTCCGGATGCCTGCCCGCCGCTGGTCGCTGGCGTCGGCATCGGCGGCACCTTCGAGAAGGCGGCGATCCTGTCCAAGAAGGCGCTGTTCCGGGAGCTGGGCACGCCCAACCCCGACCCCGCCGTGGACGCCCTCGAGAAGGAGCTGCTGGATCGCGCCAACCGCCTCGGCATCGGCCCCCAGGGCTATGGCGGCGACACCACGGCGCTGGGCATCCACCTCCTCACTTACCCGTGCCACATCACCAGCTTGCCGGTGGCCGTGACCATCGAGTGCCACGCCCATCGACACAAAGAGGTGACGCTGTGA
- the icd gene encoding NADP-dependent isocitrate dehydrogenase: MAGKVKVPAGEKITVSHGKLQVPEHPIIAFIEGDGTGPDIWAAAVRVLDAAVAGAYKGKRKIAWCETYAGDKAKAVYGAECPPNLLPSETMDVIRQYLIAIKGPLTTPIGEGFRSLNVTLRQELDLYVCLRPVRYLKGVPSPVKSPEKIDMVIFRENTEDIYAGIEWEQGTPEAKKVVQFLQKEMGVKKIRFPNTSSIGIKPVSKEGSERLIRAAMRHAIEQNRRNITLVHKGNIQKYTEGMFMKWGYALAKREFSDRLVSWDDCGGKPPAGRILVKDAITDAFLQQILTRPDEFDVIACCNLTGDLISDALAAQVGGIGIAPGANINYDTGHALFEATHGTAPKYAGQDKVNPGSVILSGEMMLRHMGWTEAADRIVAGLEKTIGQKVVTYDFARMTEGAREVKCSEFGTAIIKNMEG, from the coding sequence ATGGCAGGCAAGGTGAAGGTTCCCGCGGGCGAGAAGATCACCGTCAGTCACGGCAAGCTGCAGGTCCCGGAGCACCCCATCATCGCCTTCATCGAGGGGGACGGCACGGGGCCGGACATATGGGCGGCCGCGGTGCGCGTCCTCGACGCCGCCGTGGCCGGGGCCTACAAGGGGAAGCGCAAGATCGCGTGGTGCGAGACCTACGCGGGCGACAAGGCGAAGGCGGTGTACGGGGCGGAGTGTCCGCCCAACCTCCTGCCGTCGGAGACCATGGACGTGATCCGCCAGTACCTGATCGCGATCAAGGGCCCGCTCACCACACCCATCGGCGAGGGGTTCCGCTCGCTGAACGTGACCCTGCGCCAGGAGCTGGACCTCTACGTGTGCCTCCGGCCGGTGCGCTACCTCAAGGGCGTGCCCTCGCCCGTGAAATCGCCGGAGAAGATCGACATGGTGATCTTCCGGGAGAACACCGAGGATATCTACGCCGGCATCGAGTGGGAGCAGGGGACGCCCGAGGCGAAGAAGGTGGTCCAGTTCCTCCAGAAGGAGATGGGGGTCAAGAAGATCCGCTTCCCGAACACCTCCTCCATCGGCATCAAGCCCGTCTCCAAGGAGGGCTCGGAGCGGCTCATCCGCGCGGCCATGCGCCACGCGATCGAGCAGAACCGCCGGAACATCACCCTCGTGCACAAGGGCAACATCCAGAAGTACACGGAAGGGATGTTCATGAAGTGGGGCTACGCGCTGGCCAAGCGCGAGTTCTCGGACCGGCTCGTCTCCTGGGACGACTGCGGCGGCAAGCCGCCCGCCGGCAGGATCCTGGTGAAGGACGCCATCACGGATGCCTTCCTCCAGCAGATCCTCACGCGGCCGGACGAGTTCGACGTGATCGCGTGCTGCAACCTGACGGGCGACCTCATCTCGGACGCCCTCGCGGCGCAGGTGGGCGGCATCGGCATCGCGCCGGGCGCCAACATCAACTACGACACCGGGCACGCCCTCTTCGAGGCCACCCACGGCACGGCGCCCAAGTACGCCGGCCAGGACAAGGTCAACCCGGGCTCCGTCATCCTGTCGGGCGAGATGATGCTGCGCCACATGGGCTGGACGGAGGCCGCCGACCGGATCGTCGCCGGGCTCGAGAAGACCATCGGCCAGAAGGTGGTGACCTATGACTTCGCGCGGATGACCGAGGGGGCCCGGGAGGTCAAGTGCTCCGAGTTCGGCACCGCGATCATCAAGAACATGGAGGGATAG
- a CDS encoding aconitate hydratase, producing MAVDLIQRLYESVPARLEAARRRFGRGLTLAEKILVSHADDFDAQEWNRGRAQLRLRVDRVALQDATGQMALLQFMQAGKKRVAVPSTVHCDHLIRAQSGAPEDMKRASTENREVYDFLRSAARKYGLGFWKPGSGIIHQVILENYAFPGGLMIGADSHTPNAGGLGMAAIGVGGADCGEAMAGLAWEVLHPRLIGVRLTGKLSGWTAPKDIITYLCGLLTVKGGTNKIIEYFGPGAESVSATGKGTICNMGAELGATTSLFHFDDRMGEYLRATDRADVAALAERHRAHLVADPEVLADPKKHFDEVVEIDLSELEPHIVGPHSPDRARPVSRLAAEVAKEGWPAPIKAALIGSCTNSSYEDMKRAAHIATQALRAGLRAKTPFLVTPGSERIYQTIKRDGLMDTFEKIGGTVLANACGPCIGQWKRSDVAASEANTIVSSFNRNFPGRNDGSAATLSFLTSPEIVTALAVAGTLEFDPVHGTLPGPDGRPFRFTAPEGEQLPPRGFARSEEGYEAPADDPDSVTVAVPPDSERLQLLQPFPKWDGRDIVDSPILVKTRGKTTTDHISPAGAWLKYRGHLDRISDNMFLGAVNAFTGEAGKGVNPVTGEVGCAFSKIARDLKGRGIGWVVIGDENYGEGSSREHAAMSPRYLGGRAVIVRSFARIHETNLKKQGILPLTFADPKDYDRFEQGDRVSLRGLGSLAPGAPVEVVIRKPGGGTATIRCNHSLTEEQIGWFKAGSALNALK from the coding sequence ATGGCGGTAGACCTCATCCAGCGGCTCTATGAATCCGTGCCCGCCCGCCTCGAGGCCGCGCGCCGGCGCTTCGGCCGCGGGCTCACACTGGCCGAGAAGATCCTGGTGAGCCACGCCGACGACTTCGACGCGCAGGAATGGAACCGCGGCCGGGCGCAGCTCCGGCTCCGGGTGGACCGCGTAGCCCTGCAGGACGCCACGGGGCAGATGGCGCTGCTCCAGTTCATGCAGGCGGGCAAGAAGCGCGTCGCGGTGCCCAGCACGGTCCACTGCGACCACCTCATCCGGGCCCAGAGCGGGGCCCCCGAGGACATGAAGCGCGCGTCCACGGAGAACCGCGAGGTGTACGACTTCCTCCGATCGGCCGCGCGCAAGTACGGCCTCGGCTTCTGGAAGCCCGGCTCCGGCATCATCCACCAGGTGATCCTGGAAAATTACGCCTTCCCCGGTGGGCTGATGATCGGCGCCGACTCCCACACGCCCAATGCCGGCGGCCTCGGCATGGCGGCCATCGGCGTGGGCGGCGCCGACTGCGGCGAGGCCATGGCGGGACTGGCCTGGGAGGTGCTCCACCCCCGGCTGATCGGCGTGCGGCTCACCGGAAAACTCTCGGGGTGGACGGCGCCCAAGGACATCATCACCTACCTCTGCGGGCTCCTCACGGTCAAGGGGGGGACGAACAAGATCATCGAGTACTTCGGGCCCGGCGCCGAGTCCGTCAGCGCCACCGGCAAGGGCACCATCTGCAACATGGGAGCGGAGCTGGGCGCCACCACCTCGCTCTTCCACTTCGACGACCGCATGGGAGAGTATCTCCGCGCCACCGACCGGGCGGATGTGGCGGCACTGGCCGAGCGGCACCGCGCGCACCTGGTGGCGGACCCCGAGGTGCTGGCCGATCCCAAGAAGCACTTCGACGAGGTGGTGGAGATCGACCTCTCGGAGCTCGAGCCCCACATCGTGGGTCCACACTCGCCGGATCGGGCGCGACCCGTCTCCCGCCTCGCCGCCGAGGTCGCGAAGGAGGGGTGGCCCGCCCCCATCAAGGCCGCGCTCATCGGCTCCTGTACCAACTCCTCCTACGAGGACATGAAGCGCGCCGCCCACATCGCCACGCAGGCGCTCCGGGCCGGGCTCAGGGCCAAGACCCCCTTTCTCGTCACGCCGGGGTCCGAGCGCATCTACCAGACGATCAAGCGCGACGGCCTCATGGACACCTTCGAGAAGATCGGGGGCACGGTGCTGGCCAACGCCTGCGGGCCGTGCATCGGTCAGTGGAAGCGCTCGGATGTGGCCGCCAGCGAGGCCAACACCATCGTCTCGTCGTTCAACCGGAACTTCCCGGGGCGCAACGACGGCAGCGCCGCCACCCTCTCGTTCCTCACGAGCCCCGAGATCGTCACGGCGCTGGCCGTCGCGGGCACGCTCGAGTTCGACCCGGTGCACGGCACCCTGCCGGGCCCCGATGGCCGGCCCTTCCGCTTCACCGCGCCCGAGGGGGAGCAGCTGCCGCCCCGGGGCTTCGCCCGCAGCGAGGAGGGGTACGAGGCGCCAGCGGACGATCCGGACAGCGTCACGGTGGCGGTGCCGCCGGACAGCGAGCGGTTGCAGCTCCTCCAGCCCTTCCCGAAGTGGGACGGCCGGGACATCGTCGACTCGCCGATCCTGGTGAAGACCCGGGGCAAGACGACCACCGACCACATCTCGCCGGCCGGCGCCTGGCTCAAGTACCGCGGCCACCTCGACAGGATCAGCGACAACATGTTCCTGGGCGCCGTCAACGCCTTCACCGGGGAGGCGGGCAAGGGCGTGAATCCCGTCACGGGAGAGGTGGGGTGCGCGTTCTCGAAGATCGCGCGCGACCTCAAGGGCCGGGGGATCGGCTGGGTGGTGATCGGCGACGAGAACTACGGCGAGGGCTCGAGCCGCGAGCACGCCGCCATGTCGCCCCGCTACCTCGGCGGGCGCGCCGTGATCGTCCGGAGCTTCGCCCGGATCCACGAGACCAACCTCAAGAAGCAGGGGATCCTGCCGCTGACCTTCGCCGACCCGAAGGACTACGACCGCTTCGAGCAGGGCGACCGGGTGAGCCTCCGGGGGCTCGGGAGCCTCGCCCCGGGCGCCCCGGTCGAGGTGGTCATCCGCAAGCCGGGCGGCGGGACGGCGACGATCCGCTGCAACCACAGCCTCACGGAGGAGCAGATCGGCTGGTTCAAGGCGGGCTCCGCCCTGAACGCCCTGAAATAG
- the mdh gene encoding malate dehydrogenase, which translates to MGARAKITVVGAGNVGASVAQYAVEKELGDVVLVDVLEGIPQGKALDLAQAGPVHHYDSALVGSNGYDETAGSDIVVITAGLARKPGMTRDDLLFRNAEIVGGVVEQVAARSPEAILILVTNPLDAMVQLAWKKSGFPSPRVVGMAGILDSARFRTFIAQELAVSVENVTAFVLGGHGDTMVPLPRYSTVAGIPITDLLPADRIEALVKRTANGGAEIVALLKSGSAYYAPAAATVEMVEAILKDKKKILPCAAYLDGQYGVKGLYVGVPVKLGRRGVEQVIEIKLTPQEHAAFQKSAGAVRELVDKLKL; encoded by the coding sequence ATGGGCGCGCGGGCGAAGATCACCGTGGTGGGCGCCGGCAACGTCGGCGCCTCGGTGGCGCAGTACGCGGTGGAGAAGGAGCTGGGCGACGTGGTCCTGGTGGACGTGCTGGAGGGTATCCCGCAGGGCAAGGCGCTGGACCTGGCCCAGGCCGGGCCGGTGCACCACTACGACTCGGCTCTCGTCGGCAGCAACGGCTACGACGAGACGGCCGGGTCGGACATCGTGGTCATCACCGCAGGGCTGGCCCGCAAGCCGGGCATGACGCGGGACGACCTCCTCTTCAGGAACGCCGAGATCGTCGGGGGCGTGGTGGAGCAGGTCGCCGCCAGGTCGCCGGAGGCGATCCTGATCCTCGTGACGAATCCCCTGGACGCCATGGTCCAGCTCGCCTGGAAGAAGTCGGGCTTCCCGTCGCCGCGGGTCGTGGGCATGGCGGGCATCCTCGACTCGGCACGGTTCCGCACCTTCATCGCCCAGGAGCTCGCCGTCTCGGTGGAGAACGTGACCGCCTTCGTCCTCGGCGGCCACGGCGACACCATGGTGCCGCTGCCGCGCTACTCGACGGTGGCCGGGATCCCCATCACCGATCTCCTGCCGGCGGACCGCATCGAGGCCCTCGTCAAGCGCACCGCCAACGGCGGTGCCGAGATCGTCGCCCTGCTGAAGTCCGGGAGTGCCTACTACGCCCCCGCGGCCGCCACGGTGGAGATGGTGGAGGCCATCCTCAAGGACAAGAAGAAGATCCTGCCCTGTGCCGCGTACCTGGACGGCCAGTACGGCGTGAAGGGCCTCTACGTGGGTGTGCCCGTGAAGCTCGGGCGCCGGGGCGTGGAGCAGGTCATCGAGATCAAGCTCACGCCGCAGGAGCACGCGGCGTTCCAGAAGTCCGCCGGCGCGGTGCGCGAGCTGGTGGACAAGCTGAAGCTCTAG
- the sucC gene encoding ADP-forming succinate--CoA ligase subunit beta yields MKVHEYQAKAILREFGVPVPAGEVAETPAQARAIAGRLGGKVVVKAQVHAGGRGKAGGVKLADDAAAAEAAARQILGMMLRTPQTPPEGIKVLKVLVEEASSIATELYLSVTLDRARARHVVMASQAGGMEIEEVAASHPEKIIREWADPALGLQPFQARALAFGLGLSGDQFKAGVGLILSLFRAYVEKDCSLAEINPLVVTRDGRVLALDAKLNFDDSALFRHKEVVALRDLNEEDPLDVEASKHGLNYIKLDGNVGCMVNGAGLAMATMDIIKLAGGQPANFLDVGGGASPEQIENAFRILSSDPSVRAVFINVFGGILRCDRLAEGVITAVTKLGLKIPVVVRMEGTNVELGKKMLAESGLNFTSADDMGSGAATVVALARSVA; encoded by the coding sequence ATGAAGGTCCACGAGTACCAGGCCAAGGCGATCCTGCGGGAGTTCGGCGTCCCGGTGCCCGCGGGAGAGGTGGCCGAGACGCCGGCCCAGGCGCGGGCCATCGCCGGGCGCCTGGGCGGCAAGGTGGTGGTCAAGGCGCAGGTGCACGCGGGCGGGCGGGGCAAGGCGGGCGGCGTGAAGCTGGCCGACGATGCCGCGGCGGCCGAGGCCGCCGCGCGCCAGATCCTGGGCATGATGCTCCGGACCCCACAGACGCCGCCCGAGGGCATCAAGGTCCTCAAGGTGCTGGTGGAGGAGGCCTCGTCCATCGCGACGGAGCTCTACCTCTCCGTGACGCTGGACCGGGCGCGCGCCCGGCACGTGGTCATGGCCTCCCAGGCGGGCGGCATGGAGATCGAGGAGGTCGCTGCCAGCCACCCGGAGAAGATCATCCGCGAGTGGGCCGACCCGGCGCTCGGGCTCCAGCCCTTCCAGGCGCGCGCACTGGCCTTCGGCCTGGGGCTGTCGGGGGACCAGTTCAAGGCGGGCGTGGGGCTGATCCTGAGCCTCTTCCGGGCCTACGTCGAGAAGGACTGCTCGCTGGCCGAGATCAACCCGCTGGTGGTGACGCGCGACGGGCGGGTGCTGGCGCTGGACGCCAAGCTGAACTTCGACGACAGTGCGCTCTTCCGCCACAAGGAGGTCGTGGCGCTGCGCGACCTCAACGAGGAGGATCCGCTCGACGTCGAGGCCTCGAAGCACGGCCTCAACTACATCAAGCTCGATGGCAACGTCGGGTGCATGGTGAACGGGGCCGGGCTCGCCATGGCGACCATGGACATCATCAAGCTGGCGGGCGGCCAGCCGGCCAACTTCCTCGACGTGGGCGGCGGTGCCTCGCCGGAGCAGATCGAGAACGCCTTCCGGATTCTCTCCTCCGACCCCAGCGTCAGGGCCGTGTTCATCAACGTGTTCGGCGGCATCCTCCGCTGCGACCGGCTCGCGGAGGGCGTCATCACCGCCGTCACGAAGCTGGGGCTCAAGATCCCCGTGGTGGTCCGCATGGAGGGCACCAACGTGGAGCTGGGCAAGAAGATGCTCGCCGAGTCCGGGCTCAACTTCACGAGCGCCGACGACATGGGCTCGGGCGCCGCCACGGTCGTCGCCCTGGCGCGCAGCGTCGCATGA
- a CDS encoding succinate dehydrogenase/fumarate reductase iron-sulfur subunit gives MAASEVTMRVWRGDAKGGAFKEYRVQAQEGMVVLDVIHAIQAAQAGDLAVRWNCKAGKCGSCSAEVNGKPRLMCMTRMNVFKPGEPITVAPMKTFPLIRDLATDVSFNYEKAKTIPAFTPGPKESDGTRRMFQEDIERGHEFRKCIECFLCQDVCHVIRDHAENKAAFAGPRFLMRLAELDMHPLDTQDRRELIRLKAGLGFCNITKCCTEVCPEYIHITDNAIIPLKERIVTEYYDPVVWVLRKLGVRK, from the coding sequence ATGGCCGCCTCCGAAGTCACGATGCGGGTGTGGCGCGGCGACGCCAAGGGCGGCGCCTTCAAGGAATACCGGGTGCAGGCGCAGGAGGGGATGGTGGTACTGGACGTGATTCACGCCATCCAGGCTGCTCAGGCCGGGGACCTGGCCGTGCGCTGGAACTGCAAGGCCGGCAAGTGCGGCTCCTGCAGCGCCGAGGTCAACGGCAAGCCGCGGCTGATGTGCATGACGCGCATGAACGTGTTCAAGCCCGGCGAGCCCATCACGGTGGCGCCGATGAAGACCTTCCCGCTCATCCGGGACCTGGCGACCGACGTCTCGTTCAACTACGAGAAGGCGAAGACGATTCCCGCCTTCACGCCCGGGCCCAAGGAGTCCGACGGGACGCGGCGCATGTTCCAGGAGGACATCGAGCGCGGGCACGAGTTCCGCAAGTGCATCGAGTGCTTCCTGTGCCAGGACGTCTGCCACGTGATCCGCGACCACGCGGAGAACAAAGCGGCCTTCGCGGGTCCGCGCTTCCTCATGCGGCTGGCGGAGCTGGACATGCACCCGCTCGACACCCAGGACCGCCGCGAGCTGATCCGGCTGAAGGCCGGCCTCGGCTTCTGCAACATCACGAAGTGCTGCACCGAGGTCTGCCCCGAGTATATCCACATCACGGACAACGCCATCATCCCGCTCAAGGAGCGCATCGTGACCGAGTACTACGACCCGGTGGTGTGGGTCCTGCGCAAGCTCGGGGTGCGGAAGTGA
- a CDS encoding fumarate reductase/succinate dehydrogenase flavoprotein subunit: protein MAADVKYETHEYDVIVLGAGGAGLRAAIEASAQGARTALVCKSLLGKAHTVMAEGGMAAAMRNVWKEDSWQVHFRDTMRGGKMLNNWRMAQIHAQESPDRVLELEEWGALFDRTKDGLISQRDFGGHRYARLAHIGDRTGLELIRTLQQRAVHRGLEVHMECNIQQLVLDGGRIAGAVGYFRATGQIVVFKTKAVVLATGGIGKSWKFTTNSWEGTGDGVRLALDAGAELIDMECHQFHPTGMVWPASVRGILVTEGVRGDGGVLKNSDGKRFMFDYIPEFFKAETADNEKEADAWYEDKKNRRTPDLLPRDEVARAINSEVKAGRGSPHGGVFLDIASRRSADYIRRRLPSMYHQFKELADVDITKEPMEVGPTCHYMNGGIRVDADTTATRVPGLFAAGEVAGGLHGANRLGGNSLSDLVVFGRRAGLHAAQYVKSLSGRLAVDAGQVEAGVQGILAPLQGKGNESPYAIHADLQECMQALVGIIRTEGELKKALEEIAVFKQRLGRVKVEGGRAFNPAWHLTLDLHSMLAVSEAVTRAALERKESRGGHTRDDYPKADPTWGKVNVVGRRKNGEISVSPEPIPEMPSELKKLFEENK, encoded by the coding sequence ATGGCTGCTGACGTGAAGTACGAGACCCACGAGTACGACGTCATCGTCCTCGGGGCCGGCGGCGCCGGGCTCCGCGCGGCGATCGAGGCCTCGGCGCAGGGCGCCCGGACCGCGCTCGTCTGCAAGTCGCTCCTGGGCAAGGCCCACACGGTCATGGCCGAGGGGGGCATGGCCGCGGCGATGCGCAACGTGTGGAAAGAGGACAGCTGGCAGGTCCACTTCCGCGACACCATGCGCGGCGGCAAGATGCTCAACAACTGGCGCATGGCCCAGATCCACGCGCAGGAGTCGCCCGACCGGGTGCTCGAGCTCGAGGAGTGGGGCGCGCTCTTCGACCGGACCAAGGACGGCCTCATCTCGCAGCGCGACTTCGGCGGGCACCGGTACGCGCGCCTGGCCCATATCGGTGACCGCACCGGGCTCGAGCTGATCCGGACACTGCAGCAGCGCGCCGTGCACAGGGGCCTCGAGGTGCACATGGAGTGCAACATCCAGCAGCTCGTCCTGGACGGCGGGCGCATCGCGGGCGCCGTGGGCTACTTCCGCGCCACCGGCCAGATCGTGGTCTTCAAGACGAAGGCCGTGGTGCTCGCCACGGGCGGGATCGGGAAGTCGTGGAAGTTCACGACCAACTCCTGGGAAGGCACCGGGGATGGCGTCCGGCTGGCGCTGGATGCGGGCGCCGAGCTCATCGACATGGAGTGCCACCAGTTCCACCCCACGGGGATGGTGTGGCCGGCCAGCGTGCGCGGCATCCTGGTGACGGAGGGAGTGCGCGGCGACGGTGGCGTGCTCAAGAACTCTGACGGCAAGCGCTTCATGTTCGATTACATCCCCGAGTTCTTCAAGGCGGAGACGGCGGACAACGAGAAGGAGGCCGACGCCTGGTACGAGGACAAGAAGAACCGGCGCACCCCGGACCTCCTCCCGAGGGACGAGGTGGCCCGGGCGATCAACTCCGAGGTGAAGGCCGGCCGCGGCAGCCCGCACGGCGGCGTCTTCCTCGACATCGCCTCCCGGCGCTCGGCCGACTACATCCGCAGGCGGCTGCCCTCCATGTACCACCAGTTCAAGGAGCTGGCGGACGTGGACATCACGAAAGAGCCCATGGAGGTCGGGCCCACCTGCCACTACATGAACGGCGGGATCCGGGTGGACGCCGACACCACCGCGACCCGCGTGCCCGGGCTCTTCGCCGCGGGCGAGGTAGCCGGGGGGCTGCACGGAGCGAACCGACTCGGCGGCAACTCGCTCTCCGACCTCGTGGTCTTCGGGCGCCGGGCCGGGCTCCACGCGGCGCAGTACGTCAAGTCGCTGAGCGGCCGGCTCGCCGTGGACGCGGGCCAGGTGGAAGCGGGCGTGCAGGGGATCCTGGCGCCCTTGCAGGGAAAGGGCAACGAGAGCCCGTACGCGATCCACGCCGATCTCCAGGAGTGCATGCAGGCCCTGGTGGGCATCATCCGCACCGAGGGCGAGCTCAAGAAGGCCCTGGAGGAGATCGCGGTCTTCAAGCAGCGGCTCGGGCGCGTCAAGGTCGAAGGCGGCCGGGCCTTCAATCCCGCCTGGCACCTGACGCTGGACCTGCACTCCATGCTGGCCGTCTCCGAGGCCGTCACACGGGCAGCGCTGGAGCGCAAGGAGAGCCGCGGCGGTCACACCCGGGACGACTACCCGAAGGCCGATCCCACGTGGGGCAAGGTCAACGTGGTCGGGCGCCGCAAGAACGGCGAGATCAGCGTCTCCCCGGAGCCCATCCCCGAGATGCCCAGTGAACTGAAGAAGCTCTTCGAGGAGAACAAATAA
- a CDS encoding Fe-S-containing hydro-lyase, with translation MKDITPPLTDADVESLKAGDRVRITGVLYTARDAAHGRLLPLIEAGKPLPIDIRGQIIYYTGPSPARPGEVAGSIGPTTASRMDKYTPTLYGLGLKGTIGKGARSQPVKDALRQQKAAYFGAIGGAGAVLSRFVKKLQVVAYEDLGTEAIRRLEVEGFPAIVIYDCHGGDLYQDGMRQFARD, from the coding sequence ATCAAGGACATCACCCCCCCGCTCACGGATGCCGACGTCGAGTCGCTCAAGGCGGGCGACCGCGTCCGGATCACGGGGGTGCTCTACACCGCCCGGGATGCCGCGCACGGCCGGCTGCTGCCGCTGATCGAGGCGGGCAAGCCCCTGCCCATCGACATCCGCGGGCAGATCATCTACTACACGGGCCCCTCCCCGGCCCGCCCCGGCGAGGTCGCCGGCTCCATCGGTCCCACCACCGCCAGCCGCATGGACAAGTACACGCCGACGCTCTATGGCCTGGGGCTCAAGGGGACGATCGGCAAGGGGGCACGCTCCCAGCCGGTGAAGGATGCGCTCCGGCAACAGAAGGCCGCGTACTTCGGCGCCATCGGCGGGGCGGGCGCGGTGCTCTCCCGCTTCGTCAAGAAGCTCCAGGTCGTCGCCTACGAGGACCTCGGCACGGAGGCAATCAGGCGGCTCGAGGTGGAGGGCTTCCCCGCCATCGTGATCTACGACTGCCACGGCGGTGACCTCTACCAGGACGGGATGAGGCAGTTCGCGCGCGACTGA
- a CDS encoding succinate dehydrogenase — protein sequence MSKHTFGNQRGEVIPGATLRTDAWWIEPALVILLLGSFAVYATWVALQNAHYYVAPYLSPFYSPCLTTSCQHVTLPLIGSWWTLSPAFLILWVPGGFRATCYYYRKAYYRSFFGSPPGCAVRDVAKGYTGETRFPFILQNIHRYFFWLSLVIVVFLWWDAVLAFRFPDGFGIGVGTLVLLLNAALLTLYSISCHSCRHLCGGHLDAFHTRPARYSLWRTISCLNERHMLLAWVSLIWVGLSDVYVRLLSMGVIRDLRFF from the coding sequence ATGAGCAAACACACCTTCGGCAACCAGCGGGGCGAGGTCATCCCGGGGGCGACCCTGCGCACCGACGCGTGGTGGATCGAGCCCGCGCTGGTGATCCTGCTCCTGGGGAGCTTCGCGGTGTACGCCACGTGGGTCGCGCTCCAGAACGCGCACTACTACGTGGCGCCGTACCTCTCCCCCTTCTACTCCCCCTGCCTGACCACCAGCTGCCAGCACGTGACGTTGCCGCTGATCGGCTCGTGGTGGACCCTCTCGCCGGCCTTCCTGATCCTCTGGGTCCCCGGTGGCTTCCGGGCCACGTGCTACTACTACCGCAAGGCCTACTACCGCTCCTTCTTCGGCTCCCCACCGGGCTGCGCGGTGCGGGACGTGGCGAAGGGCTACACGGGCGAGACGCGCTTCCCCTTCATCCTGCAGAACATCCACCGCTACTTCTTCTGGCTCTCGCTCGTGATCGTGGTCTTCCTCTGGTGGGACGCGGTTCTCGCCTTCCGCTTCCCCGACGGCTTCGGCATCGGGGTGGGGACGCTCGTGCTGCTGCTCAACGCGGCGCTCCTCACGCTCTACTCCATCTCCTGCCACTCCTGCCGCCATCTCTGCGGCGGGCACCTCGACGCGTTCCACACCCGGCCGGCCAGGTACTCGCTCTGGCGCACCATCAGCTGTCTGAACGAACGTCACATGCTCCTCGCCTGGGTCAGCCTCATCTGGGTGGGGTTGAGCGACGTGTACGTGCGGCTGCTCTCCATGGGTGTCATCCGGGATCTCCGGTTCTTCTAG